A genome region from Bacillota bacterium includes the following:
- a CDS encoding Flp family type IVb pilin, translated as MLRKLKNNILLISKDEKGQGMVEYALLVGLIAVVVIAVLVVLGPAIAAKFQEIINALQ; from the coding sequence ATGTTAAGGAAATTAAAAAACAATATATTATTAATTTCAAAAGATGAAAAAGGACAGGGTATGGTTGAATATGCATTGTTGGTAGGACTTATTGCAGTAGTGGTTATTGCGGTGCTGGTAGTTCTGGGGCCGGCAATAGCAGCAAAATTCCAGGAAATAATAAATGCACTCCAATAA
- a CDS encoding response regulator transcription factor — MKKKVIRVLIADDHDLIRQGLRRIISFEEDMDIVGEAINGVKVLDMLGFTAPDVVLLDLNMPLMNGIETLKKIKEKEHGDTVKVIMLTVENDKKIIYEAINIGADGYILKDSVGAEIVEAIRTVYQGEKYIDKSLVSIFFQDIKGKNKKEANILDNLSKREIEVLMNISRGLSNKEIGGKLYISEKTVKNYATNIYRKINASDRVQAAITAIENDIEDYYKLKYKTQE, encoded by the coding sequence ATGAAAAAAAAGGTAATTAGAGTATTAATTGCAGATGACCATGACCTGATAAGGCAAGGTTTGAGGAGAATTATCAGTTTTGAAGAGGATATGGATATAGTTGGCGAAGCCATAAACGGTGTAAAAGTATTGGATATGTTAGGGTTTACTGCACCTGATGTGGTGTTGTTAGACTTGAATATGCCTTTAATGAATGGAATTGAAACCCTTAAAAAGATAAAGGAAAAGGAACACGGCGATACTGTTAAGGTTATTATGCTTACTGTTGAAAATGATAAAAAGATTATTTATGAGGCTATTAATATTGGAGCGGACGGGTATATACTCAAGGACTCTGTTGGGGCGGAAATTGTGGAAGCTATCAGGACAGTATACCAGGGAGAAAAATATATTGATAAATCTTTGGTTTCAATCTTTTTTCAGGATATAAAAGGCAAGAATAAAAAGGAAGCCAATATTCTTGATAACTTATCAAAGAGGGAAATTGAAGTGCTGATGAATATTTCGAGGGGGCTTAGTAATAAGGAAATTGGGGGAAAGCTGTACATATCGGAAAAAACAGTGAAAAATTATGCAACCAATATATACAGAAAGATTAATGCAAGCGACCGTGTACAAGCCGCAATTACTGCAATAGAGAATGACATTGAGGATTACTATAAATTAAAATATAAAACTCAGGAATAG
- a CDS encoding sensor histidine kinase, which translates to MNLDISRINAITKKIIGEISSSREEVLKIVDSIRNEYENLKLELANVKSELIKIINEVDELEKLDKSARQWLAEVSKNFNIYSESDIKDAYEKSLEIRVKFITKTNEEKALREKRTQLEVALKKLMGNIENGEKVVNQISIALAYLEGDILSVLEDADRNSEILIGIKVLEAQENERKRIARDIHDGPAQHMANVAMQVDICKMTIQDDLEKGLKELEDLKESVKVALKEIRSIIFDLRPMSLDDLGLNQTIQEAIKNISQETDIDVQLKLKPVKSEIEPIIQVAVYRIIQEVFNNIKKHSRAKHATVKLDYGTKYLMLVISDDGVGFNVEETLKRVKTKGDCYGLIGILDRVNQLQGEIKIKSAEGEGTVYRVKLPINREVIRDEKKGN; encoded by the coding sequence ATGAACCTGGATATTAGCAGAATTAACGCTATTACTAAAAAAATAATAGGGGAGATAAGTTCCAGCAGGGAAGAAGTACTTAAAATAGTAGATAGTATAAGAAATGAGTATGAAAATTTAAAACTGGAACTGGCTAACGTCAAAAGTGAATTAATTAAAATTATTAATGAAGTTGATGAACTGGAGAAACTGGATAAAAGTGCAAGACAGTGGTTGGCGGAAGTATCCAAAAACTTCAATATATATAGTGAAAGTGATATCAAGGATGCCTATGAAAAATCATTAGAAATAAGAGTGAAATTTATTACTAAGACAAATGAAGAAAAGGCATTAAGAGAAAAAAGGACTCAATTGGAAGTGGCTTTAAAAAAGTTAATGGGTAATATAGAGAATGGTGAGAAAGTAGTTAACCAAATAAGTATTGCTCTAGCCTATCTAGAGGGGGATATCCTTTCTGTTTTAGAAGATGCGGATAGAAATTCCGAAATACTGATAGGAATAAAAGTATTAGAAGCCCAGGAAAATGAACGCAAAAGAATAGCAAGGGATATTCATGATGGCCCTGCGCAACATATGGCTAATGTTGCTATGCAAGTAGATATTTGCAAAATGACTATTCAGGATGATCTGGAGAAAGGGCTTAAAGAATTGGAAGATTTAAAAGAAAGCGTGAAAGTGGCTTTAAAAGAAATTAGAAGTATTATTTTTGACTTAAGGCCAATGTCACTTGATGACCTGGGATTAAACCAGACTATACAAGAAGCTATAAAAAATATTTCTCAAGAGACTGATATTGATGTACAATTAAAATTGAAACCTGTAAAGTCGGAAATAGAACCAATTATTCAGGTTGCCGTGTACAGGATAATTCAAGAGGTTTTTAACAATATTAAAAAGCATTCCAGGGCAAAGCATGCAACGGTAAAGCTGGACTATGGCACAAAATATTTAATGCTGGTCATATCTGATGACGGTGTAGGATTTAATGTAGAAGAAACTTTAAAAAGGGTAAAAACTAAAGGTGACTGCTATGGATTGATTGGCATACTTGACAGAGTAAACCAGTTACAGGGAGAAATTAAAATTAAGTCGGCAGAGGGAGAAGGTACAGTCTATAGAGTAAAATTGCCTATTAACCGGGAGGTGATCAGGGATGAAAAAAAAGGTAATTAG